One window of the Zea mays cultivar B73 chromosome 3, Zm-B73-REFERENCE-NAM-5.0, whole genome shotgun sequence genome contains the following:
- the LOC103649812 gene encoding uncharacterized protein: MAVSTTRSPAAIDRHAVRLITRVSIAMVVVATLSLLYLLRHASIYCFPASHQPALTISLAPFPRSSCDAASRRLVPPDHRLAKLRASPRWRRRAASLATSAFPPLRGLGILAAPSRVLCLAAGAGHAVDAFRAAGTRDAIGVDLVEFPPLVRRADPHHPPFSDGAFDLVFSDDPSATSGALFPSRLAREAERAVRRGGGIALAFDREIETVAVATLFKRSRVLDVKDVTLDGSQVRLLIMQSNGTDPY, encoded by the coding sequence ATGGCCGTCTCCACCACGCGCTCGCCGGCGGCGATTGACCGGCACGCGGTACGGCTGATCACGCGCGTCTCCATAGCGATGGTCGTCGTCGCCACACTCTCACTCTTGTACCTCTTGCGCCACGCATCCATCTACTGTTTCCCCGCGTCCCACCAGCCTGCCCTCACCATCTCGCTCGCCCCATTCCCCCGCAGCTCCTGCGACGCCGCCTCGCGCCGACTGGTCCCGCCCGACCACCGCCTCGCTAAGCTCCGCGCCTCCCCGCGCTGGAGACGTCGTGCCGCCTCCCTGGCCACGTCCGCCTTCCCACCGCTCCGCGGCCTCGGCATCCTCGCGGCCCCTTCGCGCGTCCTCTGCCTCGCCGCCGGCGCCGGCCACGCCGTCGACGCGTTCCGCGCAGCGGGGACCAGAGACGCCATAGGGGTCGACCTCGTAGAGTTCCCGCCGCTTGTCCGCCGCGCGGATCCCCACCACCCCCCATTTTCCGACGGCGCCTTCGACCTCGTGTTCTCGGATGACCCCTCGGCGACCTCCGGCGCGCTCTTCCCGTCCCGCCTCGCGCGAGAGGCTGAGCGCGCCGTCCGCCGCGGTGGCGGCATCGCGCTCGCGTTCGATCGGGAGATCGAGACCGTCGCTGTCGCTACGCTATTCAAGAGATCGCGCGTCCTGGATGTGAAGGATGTCACGTTGGATGGCTCTCAGGTTAGGCTACTGATCATGCAGAGTAATGGCACAGACCCATATTga